In Microbacterium terrisoli, the genomic stretch CGATCCCGGCCGGCTACGCGCTGGCGCGGCTGCGCTTCCGCTACCGTCGCACGATCCTGTTCGTGACGCTGCTGGCCATGATGATGCCCAACACGGTGCTGGTCATCCCGCTGTTCCTGCAGGTCAGCGCCGTCAACGCCATCGGACAGCTGTGGCCGGTGGTGGTGATCATGGGCTTCTACCCGTTCGGGGTCTACCTCGCCTACATCCACTTCATGACGACCCTGCCGTACGAGCTCGTCGAGGCGGCGCGTGTGGACGGTCTGAAGGAGCTGGGCATCTTCTTCCGCGTGGCCACCCCCATCTCGCGCCAGGCGGTCGCCCTGGTGGCCTTCTTCTCGTTCGTGGCCAACTGGACCAACTACTTCCTGCCGCTGGCGCTGCTCAGCTCCAATCAGGATGCGAAGACCGTCTCGATCGGCCTGCAGGATCTGGTCGGGGCAAGCCCGCTGTTCAACCCCACCGTCGCGGCGGGTCTGAGCATCAAGCTGTACATGCCCGAGCTGGCGCTGGCCACCTTCATCAGCATGATCCCGATGCTCATCGTCTTCATCGGCGCCCAGAAGTTCCTGATGAGCGGGCAGACCGTCGGTGCTGTGAAGGGATGATCGTGATGGCAGGGTACCCTCGCCCCGAGCTTCGGCCGGATTCTGTCTACACGCTCGCCGCCCCCGCCTCGCCGCGGCCGATCGTGCTGATCGGAGCCGGCGGCATCGTGCGCGACGCGCACCTGCCGGCCTACGCGAAGGCGGGGTACAAGGTCGCCTCGATCTGCGACCTGGACCGTGGGCGCGCCCAGGCACTGGCCGACAGGTACGGCATCGCAGAGGTCTACGACGACCCGCGCGAGGCCGTCGCCCAGGCTCCCGATGATGCCGTCTTCGACCTGCCGCTCATGCCCGCCGCCCAGCGGGAGGTGCTCGAGCTGATCCCCGAGGGTGCGCCGGTGCTGCTGCAGAAGCCGCTGGGCAACACGCTGGCCGAAGGTCTGGGGATCCGGGAGGTCTGCCGGCGACGCGGGCTGGTGGCCGCGGTGAACACGCAGCTGCGCTTCGCT encodes the following:
- a CDS encoding carbohydrate ABC transporter permease; translated protein: MARQNRRALAAGVAVGADRWTTGRIARIATMLLIAAAFVLPIVGFVAMGFRSDDGVAAGTGGFLGLGGMSWSNLVHNWGQVDGFGPDGGAFVQWMGNSLIVSIGGALLAVVCAIPAGYALARLRFRYRRTILFVTLLAMMMPNTVLVIPLFLQVSAVNAIGQLWPVVVIMGFYPFGVYLAYIHFMTTLPYELVEAARVDGLKELGIFFRVATPISRQAVALVAFFSFVANWTNYFLPLALLSSNQDAKTVSIGLQDLVGASPLFNPTVAAGLSIKLYMPELALATFISMIPMLIVFIGAQKFLMSGQTVGAVKG